TAAAGTTTTATAACTTTTTTGATATTATTCAATGTTATCTAAACCTTGCAATACCTATTTATAAAACCAGAGCGGGAATTCATAGGAACTCCCGCTTTTATCCTTAGGCAACAAAGAGCTTAAATAAGATCAGTAGGATAACGCCTGGCAAGCCTAAAAATCCAGCAATCAATGCCGTAATTGGGTTAATTGCAATATTAAATCCAATATGTATTCCTATAAAATTCAACGCCCACAGCATAGCACCACCAATTAGACCATTATAAATCAAACGAAAGATAAGTTTAATCGGCATTAAAAACATTCGTCCTACTACATATAATAATATAATTCCGAAGACATATGCCAAAATTACATTAAATTCACCAAATCCAGCAAACATAAAATTACCCCCTTCTATTTTAAACAACCTATTACAATTTCAATCATTTTTGATTGTATCTTTATTATAACTGATATTCACCTCCTATAGATACTTTATGAGATAATATATGTCTCCAAGAGGCAAGTATGAAAAAAACCAGAGCATTTTACTCTGGTTTTTA
The sequence above is a segment of the Pelosinus sp. IPA-1 genome. Coding sequences within it:
- a CDS encoding pro-sigmaK processing inhibitor BofA family protein, coding for MFAGFGEFNVILAYVFGIILLYVVGRMFLMPIKLIFRLIYNGLIGGAMLWALNFIGIHIGFNIAINPITALIAGFLGLPGVILLILFKLFVA